TGACGACATTACTTCTCATCGTTTAGCACGTGATATTCGAAAACGTATTGAAGAAGAATTAGATTATCCTGGTCACATCAAAGTGACGGTAATTCGTGAAACAAGAGCAGTAGAATACGCAAAATAATAAAGGCTTCTTCGGAAGCCTTTTTCTTGTGGCTTCTTATTACCGATCGAAAGGGATGTCGTTTCATTCTGAACAGTGGTAAGATGAATGATTGTAGAAGATAAGTTGTAGAAAGTTGGGTTATACATGAGAGTATTATTTATTGGAGATATTGTTGGTTCCATGGGACGTGAAATGGTCGAAGAATATTTGCCAAGATTAAAAAAGAAATATCAAATTGACGTAGTAATTGTAAACGGTGAAAATGCAGCGGCAGGTAGAGGAATCACGAAGAAAATTTATCAAGACCTCCTGTATATGGGAGTGGATGTTGTAACTATGGGAAACCATACGTGGGATCAGAAAGAAATTTTCGATTTCATCGATGACGTGGACTATTTAATACGACCAGCTAATTTCTCGAAAGATGCGCCTGGTAGAGGAATGACGTCCATTTCGAAAAGCGGTACAACACTTTCCGTCATTAATCTACATGGACGTACTTTTCTTCCACCTCATGACGATCCATTTGAAAAAGTAGCAGAGTTAATGGAGGAAGCTAAAAAGATTTCCCCATTAGTATTTGTCGATTTTCACGCGGAAGCGACGAGTGAAAAAATGGCAATTGGTTGGTTTTTGGATGGTAAAGCCTCTGCTGTGGTTGGAACACATACACATATACAAACAGCAGATAATCGCATTCTGCCACAAGGAACGGCGTATATTACAGACGTAGGTATGACCGGACCATATGACGCAATACTTGGTATGAAGAAAGAAGATGTGTTATACAGATTTCAAACGAATCTTCCAGCACGATTCGAAGTACCAAAAGCCGGTCGCAAAATGTTAAGCGGAGTCGTGATTGATATCGACGATGTGACTGGAAAATCAAATTCGATTGAACGTGTCTACATTAATGAGGATTCGCCTTTTCAAAACTAGCTTCTAAGTAGTTTTCCTGGTGCATATGTTAGGTCAAGAAGGTAACTTCTAACGCATCTGACATACTAGGAGGAATAAGAATGGAATCATTAAAAGTATCATCTAAATCAAACCCAAATTCAGTGGCTGGGGCATTAGTGGCAGTGATTCGTGAAAAAGGATTTGTGGAGTTACAGGCAGTCGGTGCAGGTGCCTTAAATCAAGCTGTGAAAGCCATTGCGATTGCTAGAGGTTTTGTTGCTCCAAGCGGTACGGATTTGATTTGCTCACCAGCTTTTACAGATATCGAGATTGCTGGTGAAGAACGAACAGCATTAAAATTATTGATTGAAAAGAGAGTACGAGCACAAATAAAGTAACGACTTCGACGACCATTGTAGGTATGACCTGTAAATTCATCGTTGTATGCACTAGCTTAGTCTTAGTAAAAAATGAAAAATAGATACGTTTCAACATTCCTGTTCGTTTCAAAGTGAGTGTTGCTTACATCGGATATTTTGAAGAAGCTAAATGGTGATTTGCTTCGAAAGCAGGATTAATTCATTGAAACTAACAAAACAAGAAGAAACCAAGCAAACGTTGCTTGGTTTTTTTGCGTGAACTGCAATAAATAGCTCCTACTTTCTTTTCTTCCATGCTTGAAGAAAGCAACAGTGATGAATGATTACACTTGGTGTCCGTCAAAGGTCTGAATTCGTGTAACAGAAACGTTTATAAATAGTGAAATGGTATGTATAATGGTACACTATGATAGGATTTAACTACTTATAAGCACGTTAGGAGATGTTATTATGTTACATCAGCTTTCATGGAAAGTCGGTGGGCAACAAGGGGAAGGTATTGAGAGCACGGGCGAGATTTTTTCGATGGCGATGAATCGCCTCGGGTACTATCTTTATGGCTATCGTCACTTCTCTTCACGAATAAAAGGTGGACATACAAATAATAAGATTTGCGTTCGTACAACAGAAGTTCGTACGATTCCAGATGATTTAGATATATTAGTGGCATTCGATCAAGAAACAATCGATGTAAACTACAAAGAGTTAACACAAAATGGCGTGATTATTGCCGACAGCAAGTTTAACCCTGTGAAACCTGATGATTGTATTGGTGAAATGTACAGTGTCCGTTTTACGGAAATAGCTTCTGAACTAGGAACATCTTTGATGAAAAACATGGTGGCAATTGGTGCTACTTCCGCATTGATGGAATTAGATTTAGCCGTTTTTAAAGACGTTGTAGACGAAATCTTTGGTCGCAAAGGTGCTGCTGTAGTAGAGAAAAACCTTGAAGCGATACAGCTCGGCTATGCGGAAATGACACGTCAACTTGGGAATCGATCGGGTGATTTTAAATTAGTGGAAGCGGATGGAAAACGCCGATTGTATATGATTGGGAATGATGCCATCGCGTTGGGAGCTCTTGCAGCTGGGGTAAGATTTATGGCTGCTTATCCAATAACTCCTGCCTCTGAGATTATGGAATATTTAATCAAAAAATTGCCGAAATTCGGTGGAACCGTCATTCAGACCGAAGACGAAATAGCTGCAGCAACAATGGCTATTGGAGCAAATTATGGAGGAGTTCGCTCATTCACTGCTTCTGCTGGTCCTGGATTATCACTCATGATGGAGGCAATCGGCCTATCGGGCATGACTGAACAACCTTTAGTAATTGTAGATACACAACGCGGAGGACCATCTACCGGTCTACCGACAAAACAAGAGCAATCGGATTTAATGCAAATGATTTACGGAACACATGGTGAAATTCCGAAAGTTGTGATCGCGCCAAGTACTGGAGCAGAGGCATTTTATGACACAGTTGAGGCATTTAATATTGCAGAAGAGTTGCAATTACCAGTGATTATTTTGTCCGATTTACAACTCTCATTAGGGAAACAATCTGTTGAGCCGTTTGATTACGCGAAAGTGGTTATTCGTCGCGGAAATTTAATAGCAGAAAGTGACGTAACAGAACAGGAAGACAAAGCTTATTTTAAGCGATATGAAGTAACAGAAAATGGTGTTTCTCCGCGTGTACTACCGGGAATGAAACATGCAATTCATCATGTGACAGGTGTTGAACACGATGAAACAGGAAAACCTTCTGAGTCCGCAATGAATCGGAAGAAGCAAATGGACAAGCGTATGCGTAAGCTCCAGCATGTACATTTTCCACAACCAATCTATCAATACGCACCTTTTGAAGAAACAGATATCTTGCTAGTAGGATTCAATTCGACTCGTGGTGCTTTAGAGGAAGTACAGCAAACGTTGATTGCAGACGGATTAAATGTGAACCACGCTCATATTCGACTCATTCATCCGTTTCCAGCGAAAGAAATGACCGTACTTGCAGAAAAGGCGAAAAAAATAATTGTTGTCGAGAACAACGCGACAGGACAATTAGCGAACATTATGAAAATGAATATTGGATTCCATCAGAAAATGGAATC
The Paenisporosarcina cavernae genome window above contains:
- a CDS encoding 2-oxoacid:acceptor oxidoreductase subunit alpha; protein product: MLHQLSWKVGGQQGEGIESTGEIFSMAMNRLGYYLYGYRHFSSRIKGGHTNNKICVRTTEVRTIPDDLDILVAFDQETIDVNYKELTQNGVIIADSKFNPVKPDDCIGEMYSVRFTEIASELGTSLMKNMVAIGATSALMELDLAVFKDVVDEIFGRKGAAVVEKNLEAIQLGYAEMTRQLGNRSGDFKLVEADGKRRLYMIGNDAIALGALAAGVRFMAAYPITPASEIMEYLIKKLPKFGGTVIQTEDEIAAATMAIGANYGGVRSFTASAGPGLSLMMEAIGLSGMTEQPLVIVDTQRGGPSTGLPTKQEQSDLMQMIYGTHGEIPKVVIAPSTGAEAFYDTVEAFNIAEELQLPVIILSDLQLSLGKQSVEPFDYAKVVIRRGNLIAESDVTEQEDKAYFKRYEVTENGVSPRVLPGMKHAIHHVTGVEHDETGKPSESAMNRKKQMDKRMRKLQHVHFPQPIYQYAPFEETDILLVGFNSTRGALEEVQQTLIADGLNVNHAHIRLIHPFPAKEMTVLAEKAKKIIVVENNATGQLANIMKMNIGFHQKMESILKYDGTPFHPRELYNLVKELHTNGNV
- a CDS encoding TIGR00282 family metallophosphoesterase, which codes for MRVLFIGDIVGSMGREMVEEYLPRLKKKYQIDVVIVNGENAAAGRGITKKIYQDLLYMGVDVVTMGNHTWDQKEIFDFIDDVDYLIRPANFSKDAPGRGMTSISKSGTTLSVINLHGRTFLPPHDDPFEKVAELMEEAKKISPLVFVDFHAEATSEKMAIGWFLDGKASAVVGTHTHIQTADNRILPQGTAYITDVGMTGPYDAILGMKKEDVLYRFQTNLPARFEVPKAGRKMLSGVVIDIDDVTGKSNSIERVYINEDSPFQN
- a CDS encoding stage V sporulation protein S — encoded protein: MESLKVSSKSNPNSVAGALVAVIREKGFVELQAVGAGALNQAVKAIAIARGFVAPSGTDLICSPAFTDIEIAGEERTALKLLIEKRVRAQIK